The Salmo salar chromosome ssa06, Ssal_v3.1, whole genome shotgun sequence genome window below encodes:
- the LOC106607175 gene encoding protein LSM12 homolog A, with the protein MAAPGPGEYFSVGSHVSCLTCLGQQLQGEVVAFDYQSKMLTLKCAPSSGKANVSDVVLINLAYVSEVDIINDRTETPPPLASLNVSKLANRARSEKEDKLSQAYAISAGVSVEGQQLFQTIHKTIKDCKWQEKNIMVMDDVVISPPYQVENCKGKEGSALSHVRKIVEKHFRDVESQKSVQRPQAQQTQKDSTLSS; encoded by the exons ATGGCGGCTCCTGGACCGGGGGAGTATTTCAGTGTCGGGAGCCATGTCTCCTGCCTCACCTGCTTGGGGCAGCAATTGCAAGGAGAGGTCGTTGCCTTTGACTATCAGTCCAAGATGTTGACTTTGA AATGCGCCCCCTCCAGTGGAAAGGCTAACGTCAGCGACGTGGTCCTGATTAACTTAGCCTACGTGTCTGAGGTGGACATCATTAATGACCGCACTGAAACTCCTCCTCCACTAGCATCTCTGAATGTCAGCAAG CTTGCCAACAGAGCACGGTCGGAAAAGGAAGACAAGTTATCCCAAGCATATGCAATTAGTGCTGGAGTCTCCGTGGAGGGCCAACAGCTATTCCAGACTATACATAAAAC caTCAAAGACTGCAAATGGCAGGAGAAGAACATCATGGTGATGGACGACGTGGTCATATCCCCACCTTACCAGGTGGAGAACTGCAAAGGCAAAGAGGGTAGCGCTTTAAGTCACGTACGCAAAATA GTGGAGAAACATTTTAGAGATGTGGAGAGCCAGAAGTCGGTGCAACGGCCACAAGCACAGCAAACACAGAAAGACTCCACTTTATCATCTTGA